A part of Fusarium oxysporum Fo47 chromosome III, complete sequence genomic DNA contains:
- a CDS encoding UreD urease accessory protein-domain-containing protein, protein MDSPFPPSSSSPGDGRIVVGLLPAGESGLETMTYQYPLKLISPAPSSNQPSTLVFLLSYGGGLVAGDGVNLTIHVKPQAKLSIATQGHTKIFKSPTADVITTQNLDVTIDDDASMCLLPDPVQPFEDSVYAQKQIFKLRSQASLCLLDWVTQGRVARGENWSFRKWTGRNEIWLQDSETTSADRLLVRDSIILSRDASKSVGRTLPEMMQHMAISGTLILRGSKTKSLGEFFQDEFAALPRIGARDFRSPEAMARSITDVSDFERWRLQRLKEEKEGGVLWSAANVRGCMVVKFGAKTVEAGREWIGSMIIQEGSIASEFGDKALMCLR, encoded by the coding sequence ATGGACTCGCCCTTTCCaccctcatcctcctctccTGGCGATGGCCGCATCGTCGTTGGCCTGCTCCCTGCCGGCGAGAGCGGTCTTGAGACCATGACTTATCAGTATCCTTTGAAATTAATATCCCCGGCTCCTTCGTCTAACCAGCCAAGCACTCTCGTTTTCCTGTTATCTTATGGAGGGGGGCTTGTTGCTGGAGACGGTGTTAATCTGACAATACACGTCAAGCCGCAGGCGAAGCTCAGCATCGCTACCCAAGGTCACACAAAGATTTTCAAATCGCCTACAGCCGACGTCATTACAACTCAAAACTTGGACGTTACTATAGACGATGATGCTTCTATGTGTCTCCTTCCGGACCCTGTCCAGCCGTTCGAGGATAGTGTATACGCCCAGAAGCAAATATTCAAGCTCAGAAGCCAAGCGTCGCTCTGTCTCTTGGATTGGGTCACCCAAGGGCGTGTGGCTCGTGGAGAGAACTGGAGCTTCAGGAAATGGACAGGACGGAACGAGATATGGCTACAAGATTCTGAAACAACTTCGGCTGATAGACTTCTGGTACGAGACTCAATCATCCTATCGAGAGATGCGAGTAAGTCCGTGGGTCGCACACTACCAGAAATGATGCAGCATATGGCGATATCAGGAACTCTCATATTGCGCGGATCCAAGACCAAATCGTTGGGGGAATTCTTTCAGGATGAGTTTGCTGCACTTCCTCGCATTGGAGCCCGGGACTTCCGCTCACCAGAAGCGATGGCGCGAAGCATCACAGATGTTTCTGACTTCGAGCGTTGGCGACTACAGAGACtcaaagaggagaaagaaggtGGTGTCCTCTGGTCTGCAGCCAACGTTCGAGGGTGCATGGTTGTCAAGTTTGGGGCAAAAACGGTTGAAGCCGGAAGAGAATGGATTGGATCAATGATTATTCAGGAAGGGAGCATTGCTTCTGAATTCGGTGACAAAGCACTGATGTGTCTTCGATGA